In one window of Nesterenkonia sandarakina DNA:
- a CDS encoding DEAD/DEAH box helicase produces the protein MTEQRTESSAAETDTTIAAADPELAEAVQASSLTFADFNVRPEIVEALAAKGITTPFPIQAETLPIALGGYDIIGQAKTGTGKTLGFGIPAIQRVTSPDDAGYDDLPAPGAPQALIVAPTRELAVQVASDIKVASARRGIRVATIYGGRAYEPQIEELDRGVEIVVGTPGRLIDLHRQRHLKLKNVNIVVLDEADEMLDLGFLPDVETLLSAVPEIGRQTMLFSATMPGPVVAMARRYMTKPTHISAADPLDEGITKKDIRQLVYRAHHLDKDEVIARLLQAEGRGRTIVFTRTKRQADRLSAELQSRGFAAGAIHGDLGQGAREQALRAFRNEKIDVLVATDVAARGIDVTDITHVINLTAPEDEKAYLHRVGRTGRAGKTGIAVTFVDWEDMPKWKLIDKALGLGIPEPIETYSSSPHLYEDLDIPKGTKGRLPRHKRSKAGLDAEELEDLGGPEKRRSSGGRGDRDGGRGSRAKGGRGGRDSENGGRGERESGQGSRSAAPRSRNRRRTRSGEDSASASQQQGQSAPAEASSASSDSPTQPRRRRRRRGGSGSGGENASSES, from the coding sequence ATGACTGAACAGAGAACCGAGTCCTCGGCCGCCGAGACCGACACCACCATCGCGGCAGCCGACCCCGAGCTCGCCGAGGCCGTCCAGGCCTCCAGCCTCACCTTCGCAGACTTCAACGTCCGCCCCGAGATCGTCGAGGCGCTCGCCGCCAAGGGAATCACCACCCCCTTCCCGATCCAGGCTGAGACCCTGCCGATCGCGCTGGGCGGCTACGACATCATCGGTCAGGCCAAGACCGGCACCGGCAAGACCCTGGGCTTCGGCATCCCCGCCATCCAGCGCGTCACCAGCCCGGACGACGCCGGCTATGACGACCTTCCGGCCCCCGGGGCGCCCCAGGCGCTGATCGTGGCGCCGACCCGTGAGCTCGCCGTGCAGGTGGCCTCCGACATCAAGGTCGCCTCGGCGCGCCGCGGCATCCGGGTCGCCACCATCTACGGCGGTCGCGCCTACGAGCCGCAGATCGAAGAGCTGGACCGCGGCGTCGAGATCGTCGTGGGCACGCCCGGTCGCCTGATCGACCTGCACCGGCAGCGTCACCTGAAGCTGAAGAACGTCAACATCGTGGTCCTCGATGAGGCCGATGAGATGCTCGACCTCGGCTTCCTCCCCGACGTGGAGACCCTGCTCTCCGCCGTTCCGGAGATCGGACGGCAGACCATGCTGTTCTCCGCGACCATGCCCGGCCCGGTCGTGGCCATGGCGCGGCGCTACATGACCAAGCCCACCCACATCTCGGCCGCAGATCCGCTCGATGAGGGCATCACCAAGAAGGACATCCGGCAGCTGGTCTACCGGGCGCACCACCTGGACAAGGACGAGGTCATCGCCCGTCTGCTCCAGGCCGAGGGCCGTGGTCGCACCATCGTGTTCACCCGGACCAAGCGTCAGGCCGACCGGCTCTCCGCCGAGCTGCAGTCCCGCGGCTTCGCCGCCGGCGCGATCCACGGCGACCTCGGCCAGGGCGCCCGCGAACAGGCCCTGCGAGCCTTCCGCAACGAGAAGATCGACGTCCTGGTGGCCACCGACGTCGCCGCGCGCGGCATCGACGTCACCGACATCACCCACGTCATCAACCTCACCGCCCCCGAGGATGAGAAGGCTTATCTGCATCGGGTGGGTCGCACCGGACGCGCCGGGAAGACCGGCATCGCGGTGACCTTCGTGGACTGGGAGGACATGCCCAAGTGGAAGCTGATCGACAAGGCGCTCGGACTGGGCATCCCGGAGCCGATCGAGACCTACTCCTCCTCGCCGCATCTCTACGAGGACCTCGACATCCCCAAGGGCACCAAGGGGCGCCTGCCCCGGCATAAGCGCTCCAAGGCCGGTCTGGACGCCGAGGAGCTCGAAGACCTGGGCGGCCCGGAGAAGCGCCGGTCCAGCGGTGGACGCGGGGACCGCGACGGCGGCCGAGGTTCACGTGCCAAGGGTGGACGCGGCGGGCGCGATTCTGAGAACGGCGGACGCGGTGAGCGAGAGTCCGGTCAGGGTTCTCGCTCAGCGGCACCACGCAGCCGGAACCGTCGCCGCACCCGCAGCGGTGAGGACAGCGCCTCCGCCTCCCAGCAGCAGGGCCAGTCGGCTCCCGCCGAGGCATCCTCGGCGAGCTCTGATTCGCCCACGCAGCCCAGGCGGCGGCGTCGTCGTCGCGGCGGCTCCGGCTCGGGCGGCGAGAACGCCTCCAGCGAGAGCTGA
- a CDS encoding PHP domain-containing protein, with protein sequence MSVDLHTHSYVSDGTESPAALVAAAAAAGLQGLALTDHDTTSGWDEAIDAANQHRIALLPGMEITTLTENGISVHLLSYLHDPQHPGLSEAVAAARDGRLHRARRIADRLSVDFPLTWETVEQHVSAGATVGRPHLADALVGIGAVADRQEAFDHLLHAASPYYVGQDNMHPVTAIRLVREAGGVPVLAHGMASARGRTVSGEQLEEMVAAGLAGVEVYHRDNPESGREVLRGLASRHDLLITGSSDYHGTGKDNRLGENTTDWETVEALCALATGTAPIRP encoded by the coding sequence ATGAGCGTGGACCTGCACACCCATTCATATGTCTCCGACGGCACCGAATCTCCGGCGGCGCTGGTCGCCGCCGCGGCGGCCGCGGGACTGCAGGGACTGGCGCTCACCGATCACGACACCACCTCGGGCTGGGACGAGGCGATCGACGCCGCGAACCAGCACCGAATCGCCCTGCTGCCCGGGATGGAGATCACCACGCTGACCGAGAACGGGATCAGCGTCCACCTGCTCAGCTACCTCCACGACCCGCAGCACCCCGGCCTCTCCGAGGCCGTGGCTGCGGCCCGGGACGGTCGGCTGCACCGGGCGCGCCGGATCGCTGATCGGCTCTCCGTGGACTTCCCGCTGACCTGGGAGACCGTGGAGCAGCATGTCAGCGCCGGGGCCACCGTCGGGCGGCCGCACCTTGCCGACGCCCTGGTCGGCATCGGCGCGGTGGCAGACCGGCAGGAGGCCTTCGACCACCTGCTGCACGCCGCCTCTCCCTACTACGTGGGCCAGGACAACATGCACCCGGTCACGGCGATCCGGCTGGTGCGCGAAGCCGGGGGAGTCCCGGTCCTGGCCCACGGCATGGCCTCAGCGCGGGGCCGCACGGTCAGCGGCGAGCAGCTGGAGGAGATGGTCGCGGCCGGTCTGGCCGGCGTGGAGGTCTACCACCGGGACAATCCCGAATCGGGCCGGGAGGTGCTCCGCGGGCTCGCGTCCCGCCACGACCTGCTGATCACCGGATCCTCGGACTATCACGGCACCGGGAAGGACAACCGGCTCGGGGAGAACACCACCGACTGGGAGACCGTGGAGGCGCTGTGCGCCCTGGCCACCGGCACCGCGCCGATCCGGCCCTGA
- a CDS encoding TetR/AcrR family transcriptional regulator → MTQTISDPAGVVRAKRLPREKRRTQLLECALQVFVAKGYHGASMDDIAEIAQVSKPVLYQHFPGKHELFLGLLDTHLGALEHELTQALARSEDNKDRVQATMGAFYEFISRKDEAYRLVFTSGMDNDDEVEDRLERFHDDMAGAIAEVIADDTGQPMAEATMLGHGLIGMALSAARHWSRLSERPDREVSAQLTARLAWRGISGFPKEPESTQSAQ, encoded by the coding sequence ATGACTCAGACCATCAGCGACCCGGCAGGAGTCGTGCGGGCCAAGCGGCTGCCCCGGGAGAAGCGGCGCACCCAGCTGCTGGAGTGCGCGCTGCAGGTCTTTGTGGCCAAGGGGTATCACGGGGCGTCGATGGACGACATCGCCGAGATCGCCCAGGTCTCCAAGCCGGTGCTCTACCAGCACTTCCCGGGCAAGCACGAGCTCTTCCTCGGGCTGCTCGACACCCACCTCGGTGCCCTGGAGCATGAGCTCACCCAGGCGCTGGCGAGAAGCGAGGACAACAAGGACCGGGTGCAGGCCACCATGGGCGCCTTCTACGAGTTCATCTCGCGCAAGGACGAGGCCTACCGGCTGGTGTTCACCTCCGGGATGGACAACGACGACGAGGTCGAAGACCGGCTGGAACGCTTCCACGACGATATGGCCGGCGCGATCGCGGAGGTCATCGCCGATGACACCGGCCAGCCGATGGCCGAAGCGACGATGCTCGGCCACGGGCTGATCGGCATGGCGCTCTCCGCCGCCCGGCACTGGAGCCGACTCTCCGAACGCCCGGACCGGGAGGTCTCCGCCCAGCTGACCGCGCGTTTGGCTTGGCGCGGAATCTCGGGCTTCCCGAAGGAGCCTGAAAGCACGCAGAGCGCGCAGTAG
- a CDS encoding ABC transporter substrate-binding protein, whose translation MRTTGLWVTGTIAALALTGCGGGDPLAEDGESEAEQGEALVIGSQQYYSNTIIAELYAQALEAEDIEVEREFEIGQREVYVSEIESGAIDIFPEYAGNFLQYYDAEAEAATLEEITAALEEALPEGLRVLEPAEATDQDSFVVTSEFAEENDLTEVADLAGIEDLRIAANSEFETRPYGPDGLQDVYGVEISVVTVQDSGGPLTVDALLSGDVEVADIYSADPVIEAEDLVVLEDPEELVLPQNVLPVVSERVDDAAAAVLDEVNAALTSEELISLNSQSVDEQADPADVAAEWLSEQGLN comes from the coding sequence ATGAGGACCACCGGACTGTGGGTCACAGGAACCATCGCCGCTCTGGCGCTGACCGGCTGCGGCGGCGGAGATCCGCTCGCCGAGGACGGCGAGTCGGAGGCGGAACAGGGCGAGGCTCTGGTGATCGGCTCCCAGCAGTACTACTCCAACACCATCATCGCCGAGCTCTACGCCCAGGCACTGGAGGCCGAGGACATCGAGGTCGAGCGGGAGTTCGAGATCGGTCAGCGGGAGGTCTACGTCTCGGAGATCGAATCCGGCGCCATCGACATCTTCCCCGAATACGCGGGGAACTTCCTGCAGTACTACGACGCCGAGGCTGAGGCGGCCACCCTGGAGGAGATCACCGCCGCTCTCGAAGAGGCGCTGCCCGAGGGTCTGCGGGTCCTGGAGCCGGCCGAGGCCACCGACCAGGACAGCTTCGTGGTCACCTCGGAGTTCGCCGAGGAGAACGATCTCACCGAGGTCGCCGACCTCGCCGGGATCGAGGATCTGCGCATCGCCGCGAACTCCGAGTTCGAGACCCGCCCCTATGGCCCGGATGGCCTCCAGGACGTCTACGGGGTGGAGATCAGCGTGGTCACCGTCCAGGACTCTGGTGGACCGCTGACCGTGGACGCCCTGCTCAGCGGGGACGTGGAGGTCGCTGACATCTACAGCGCCGATCCGGTCATCGAGGCCGAGGACCTCGTGGTGCTCGAAGACCCCGAGGAGCTGGTGTTGCCGCAGAACGTGCTGCCGGTGGTCTCAGAACGGGTCGACGACGCCGCAGCCGCCGTGCTCGACGAGGTCAACGCCGCGCTGACCAGCGAAGAGCTGATCTCGCTGAACAGCCAGAGCGTGGACGAGCAGGCCGATCCCGCCGACGTCGCCGCCGAATGGCTCAGCGAACAGGGCCTGAACTGA
- a CDS encoding ABC transporter permease yields MSNILEALEWLLTAEAWAGPGGLWARSLEHLAYTLLALGISAAVALPLGLAIGHTRKGRGIAIVATGAARALPTLGLLTLVALFTGIGLTAPMVALVVLAAPSVLAGAYAGVESVNQATVDAARAQGMSGWQVLTQVEIPLGLPLILSGLRLAALQVIATATLAAYVGAGGLGRQLFLGLQTYDYSVMLGASIVVILLAILVDGAFGLGQRLLRRVPGLAGTAPANVTAR; encoded by the coding sequence ATGAGCAACATCCTCGAAGCCCTGGAGTGGCTGCTCACCGCAGAGGCCTGGGCCGGGCCTGGCGGGCTCTGGGCACGCTCCCTGGAACACCTGGCATACACCCTGCTGGCTCTGGGGATCTCGGCTGCGGTCGCGCTTCCGCTGGGCCTGGCGATCGGTCACACCCGCAAGGGACGCGGCATCGCGATCGTGGCCACCGGCGCCGCCCGCGCGCTGCCCACGCTGGGTCTGCTCACCCTGGTGGCGCTGTTCACCGGCATCGGGCTGACCGCTCCGATGGTCGCGCTGGTGGTGCTGGCCGCGCCCTCGGTGCTCGCCGGCGCCTATGCCGGGGTGGAGTCGGTGAACCAGGCCACCGTGGATGCCGCACGTGCCCAGGGCATGAGCGGCTGGCAGGTGCTGACCCAGGTGGAGATTCCGCTGGGGCTCCCGCTGATCCTCAGCGGACTCCGGCTCGCGGCGCTGCAGGTCATCGCCACCGCCACGCTCGCCGCCTATGTCGGCGCCGGGGGGCTGGGCCGCCAACTCTTCCTGGGGCTGCAGACCTATGACTACTCCGTGATGCTCGGGGCCTCCATCGTGGTGATCCTGCTGGCGATCCTGGTCGACGGCGCCTTCGGACTGGGGCAGCGGCTGCTGCGCAGGGTCCCGGGACTGGCCGGCACGGCGCCCGCGAATGTGACTGCCCGCTGA
- the hemE gene encoding uroporphyrinogen decarboxylase, translating to MTSGTFAGMAASSPATGSVTAIPRAAVRSQGPTGQLPQDHPLLTGLTADSALLNQYRGGRNSAGEITRPHRRPVWFMRQAGRSLPEYRALREGTTMLDSCLDPALASEITLQPVRRHDVDAAIFFSDIVIPLRLAGIDVEIQPGVGPVLGSPVRTRADVDALPTLDDAAFAPITEAVKRTVAELGSAPLIGFAGAPFTLAAYMVEGRPSRDHLGPRTMMHADPETWNALAAWAAEVSGRFMRAQLMAGASAAQLFDSWAGSLGREDYARHVLSHSAEAFTHVQDLGGTTPEGHRVTAPLIHFGTGTGEILDLLRAAGADVVGVDYRLNLAEATRRVGAETPLQGNIDPALLPADWSVLESHIRSIIAAGSGAAGHVLNLGHGVPPETDPEVLTRVVSLIHEIGYED from the coding sequence ATGACTTCTGGAACTTTCGCGGGCATGGCCGCGTCCTCCCCGGCCACCGGCTCGGTCACCGCGATCCCGCGGGCTGCCGTGCGTTCTCAGGGCCCCACCGGGCAGCTGCCTCAGGACCACCCGCTGCTCACCGGGCTCACCGCCGACTCGGCGCTGCTGAATCAGTATCGCGGCGGGCGTAACAGTGCGGGGGAGATCACACGCCCACACCGCCGCCCCGTGTGGTTCATGCGCCAGGCCGGCCGCTCGCTGCCGGAGTACCGGGCGCTGCGCGAAGGCACCACCATGCTGGATTCCTGCCTGGACCCGGCGCTGGCCTCGGAGATCACGCTGCAGCCGGTGCGCCGGCATGACGTGGACGCCGCCATCTTCTTCTCCGACATCGTGATCCCGCTGCGCCTGGCCGGGATCGACGTGGAGATCCAGCCCGGAGTGGGTCCGGTGCTGGGCTCCCCGGTGCGGACCCGCGCCGACGTCGACGCCCTGCCCACGCTCGACGACGCCGCCTTCGCCCCGATCACCGAGGCCGTGAAGCGCACCGTGGCCGAGCTCGGCTCGGCCCCGCTGATCGGCTTCGCCGGTGCCCCGTTCACCCTGGCCGCCTACATGGTCGAGGGCAGGCCCTCACGGGACCACCTGGGACCGCGGACCATGATGCACGCGGACCCCGAGACCTGGAACGCGCTGGCCGCCTGGGCCGCGGAGGTCTCCGGCCGGTTCATGCGGGCCCAGCTGATGGCCGGGGCCTCCGCCGCGCAGCTCTTCGACTCCTGGGCCGGATCACTCGGCCGCGAGGACTACGCCCGGCACGTGCTGAGCCACTCCGCCGAGGCCTTCACCCACGTCCAGGACCTGGGCGGCACCACGCCCGAGGGTCACCGGGTCACCGCCCCGCTGATCCACTTCGGCACCGGCACCGGGGAGATCCTGGACCTGCTGCGCGCGGCCGGCGCCGACGTCGTCGGGGTGGACTACCGGCTGAACCTCGCCGAGGCGACCCGCCGGGTGGGCGCGGAGACCCCGTTGCAGGGCAACATCGACCCGGCCCTGCTGCCCGCCGACTGGTCTGTGCTGGAGAGTCACATCCGGTCCATCATCGCCGCCGGTTCCGGCGCCGCCGGACATGTGCTCAACCTCGGCCACGGGGTGCCCCCGGAGACCGACCCCGAGGTGCTCACCCGGGTGGTCAGCCTGATCCACGAGATCGGCTACGAGGACTGA
- a CDS encoding glutamyl-tRNA reductase encodes MVLISLVATHSELDLETVGTLSSGAAELAGSVHMPAVTLATCNRMEIYAESTGSSHDDVQSTREQLLDVVAETSGLDRELVGRSFRTLVEDDAVSHLFEVGAGLDSAVIGEREIAGQVRKSLADAQHAGTISGNLTKLFETASRTAKDVGTRTALGSRGRSIVSVALDIAGDMRGDGAAFYPRAKVVLIGTGAYSGTSLAQLVERGVTDIGVFSGSGRAEDFVAERAGGARALQMQELPAAFREADLIIGCSGGNRRITAREVENLAGLTGSSPRVKPLTVVDLALSHDFDPDVAELDGVDLITLESVKMAAPGETEDSVQEARDVVASAVQTYLTERRERSADDAIVALRRHTQELLDEEMNKIRKQHGCTGAAEEVEFAVRRIVRKMLHTPTVRAREMAAEGRTEDYVRALQDLHGIEVPVRAETARATPAKRRRAEDFSAAELAQMASYLTKVPAGGFCQHHRPGEFAIERIDAVRGLQIRRAG; translated from the coding sequence GTGGTACTCATTTCCCTCGTTGCCACCCACTCGGAGCTGGACCTCGAGACGGTGGGCACGCTCAGCTCAGGAGCGGCCGAACTGGCCGGATCCGTACATATGCCTGCCGTGACGCTGGCGACCTGCAACCGCATGGAGATCTACGCGGAGTCCACCGGGTCCTCCCACGATGACGTCCAGAGCACCCGGGAGCAGCTGCTCGACGTGGTGGCCGAGACTTCAGGCCTGGACCGTGAACTGGTCGGACGCTCCTTCCGCACCCTGGTGGAGGACGACGCCGTCTCCCATCTCTTCGAGGTCGGGGCCGGACTGGACTCCGCGGTCATCGGCGAGCGCGAGATCGCCGGTCAGGTGCGCAAGTCCCTGGCCGACGCGCAGCATGCCGGCACCATCTCCGGAAACCTGACCAAGCTCTTCGAGACCGCGTCACGCACCGCCAAGGACGTCGGGACCCGCACGGCGCTGGGCTCGCGCGGACGGTCCATCGTCTCGGTGGCCCTGGACATCGCCGGGGACATGCGCGGAGACGGCGCCGCCTTCTACCCCAGGGCCAAGGTCGTGCTGATCGGCACCGGAGCCTACTCCGGGACCTCGCTGGCCCAGCTGGTGGAACGCGGAGTCACCGATATCGGGGTCTTCTCGGGCTCGGGCCGGGCCGAAGACTTCGTGGCCGAACGCGCCGGAGGTGCCCGGGCCCTGCAGATGCAGGAGCTCCCCGCCGCCTTCCGTGAGGCCGATCTGATCATCGGATGCTCCGGCGGGAACCGTCGGATCACCGCCAGGGAGGTCGAGAACCTGGCCGGACTCACCGGCAGCTCCCCCCGGGTGAAGCCGCTGACCGTGGTGGACCTGGCGCTCTCCCATGACTTCGATCCCGACGTCGCCGAGCTCGACGGGGTGGACCTGATCACCCTGGAGTCGGTGAAGATGGCCGCCCCCGGGGAGACCGAGGACTCGGTCCAGGAGGCGCGCGACGTCGTGGCCTCGGCGGTGCAGACCTACCTCACCGAGCGCCGGGAACGCAGCGCCGACGACGCCATCGTGGCGCTGCGGCGACACACCCAGGAGCTGCTCGATGAGGAGATGAACAAGATCCGGAAGCAGCATGGCTGCACCGGAGCCGCCGAAGAGGTGGAGTTCGCGGTGCGCCGGATCGTGCGCAAGATGCTGCACACCCCCACCGTGCGCGCCCGCGAGATGGCTGCCGAGGGGCGCACCGAGGACTACGTGCGCGCCCTGCAGGACCTGCACGGCATCGAGGTCCCGGTGCGCGCCGAGACCGCCCGCGCCACCCCGGCGAAGCGACGCCGGGCGGAGGACTTCTCCGCCGCTGAGCTCGCGCAGATGGCCAGCTACCTCACCAAGGTCCCCGCCGGCGGGTTCTGCCAGCACCACCGCCCCGGAGAGTTCGCGATCGAACGCATCGACGCGGTGCGCGGCCTGCAGATCCGCCGCGCCGGCTGA
- a CDS encoding DNA-methyltransferase yields the protein MSAGQGAAARGGGFDPGGASQVLEGENLELLPQLPDGAFTVIYLDPPFNTGRAQRATKTTNTRRPDGEGNRVGFAGRSYDTVRRALAEYDDSFTDYWEFLEPRLLHAWRLLAEEGTLYLHLDYREVHYAKVLCDAIFGRECFLNEIIWAYDYGGRTKKRWPTKHDTILVYVKNPSRYIFNAEAVDREPYMAPGLVTAEKVARGKLPTDVWWHTIVSPTGREKTGYPTQKPVGLVRRMVQASSNPGDWVLDFFAGSGTLGAVAAETGRRFICIDSSPQALDVMENRLGEHAQVHRQALMEAS from the coding sequence GTGAGTGCCGGTCAGGGCGCTGCGGCGCGCGGCGGCGGCTTCGACCCCGGCGGTGCCTCGCAGGTGCTCGAGGGGGAGAACCTCGAGCTGCTGCCGCAGCTGCCCGACGGTGCCTTCACGGTGATCTACCTGGACCCGCCCTTCAACACGGGGCGGGCCCAGCGGGCCACCAAGACCACCAACACCCGGCGTCCCGACGGTGAGGGCAACCGGGTGGGCTTCGCCGGACGCAGCTATGACACGGTCCGCCGCGCGCTGGCTGAATACGACGACTCCTTCACCGACTACTGGGAGTTCCTCGAGCCCCGGCTGCTCCACGCCTGGCGCCTGCTCGCCGAAGAGGGCACGCTCTACCTGCACCTGGACTACCGCGAGGTGCACTACGCGAAGGTGCTCTGCGACGCGATCTTCGGGCGGGAGTGCTTCCTCAACGAGATCATCTGGGCCTATGACTACGGCGGGCGCACCAAGAAGCGCTGGCCCACCAAGCACGACACCATCCTGGTCTATGTGAAGAACCCGTCGCGGTACATCTTCAACGCCGAGGCCGTGGACCGGGAGCCCTATATGGCGCCCGGGCTGGTCACCGCGGAGAAGGTCGCACGCGGCAAGCTGCCCACCGACGTCTGGTGGCACACCATCGTCTCGCCCACCGGGCGGGAGAAGACCGGGTACCCCACGCAGAAACCTGTGGGACTTGTCCGCCGGATGGTCCAGGCCTCCTCGAACCCGGGGGACTGGGTGCTCGACTTCTTCGCCGGCTCCGGGACCCTGGGGGCGGTGGCCGCGGAGACCGGACGGCGCTTCATCTGCATCGATTCCTCGCCACAGGCGCTGGATGTGATGGAGAATCGTCTGGGCGAGCATGCGCAGGTCCACCGACAGGCACTGATGGAGGCGTCATGA
- a CDS encoding DUF3107 domain-containing protein, whose product MEVRIGIQHVSREIVIETDAKPEEIEQAVAAAIEGAQSLLSLEDRRGKKIVVPVASIGYVEIGSDTKQTVGFAAAVA is encoded by the coding sequence ATGGAAGTACGTATCGGCATTCAGCACGTCTCCCGCGAGATCGTCATCGAGACCGACGCCAAGCCCGAAGAGATCGAGCAGGCCGTGGCCGCCGCCATCGAAGGCGCGCAGTCGCTGCTCAGCCTGGAGGACCGCCGCGGCAAGAAGATCGTGGTGCCGGTCGCCTCCATCGGCTATGTGGAGATCGGCTCCGACACCAAACAGACTGTGGGCTTCGCCGCCGCAGTCGCCTAA
- a CDS encoding ABC transporter ATP-binding protein → MIEFRQVTKTYPDGTAAVKDFSLTVPSHTTTVLLGSSGCGKTTLLRMVNRMVEPSSGAVLIDEEDVADAAPVALRRRIGYVMQHSGLLPHRRVIDNIATVPRLNGASRADARARGYELMEIVGLDASLGVRYPGQLSGGQQQRVGVARGLAADPNILLMDEPFGAVDPLVRVELQRELSRVQSELKKTIIFVTHDIDEALTLGDQIVVLKAGGEVAAAGTPAELVANQQDEFVSRFLGLDSGRRSLNAATAEDGGWLISDAQGRPLGVVDPQPVQRP, encoded by the coding sequence ATGATCGAATTTCGACAGGTCACCAAGACCTACCCGGACGGGACCGCCGCGGTGAAGGACTTCAGCCTCACCGTGCCCTCGCACACCACCACCGTGCTGCTGGGCTCCTCCGGCTGCGGGAAGACCACCCTGCTGCGCATGGTCAACCGGATGGTCGAGCCGAGCTCCGGCGCCGTGCTGATCGACGAGGAAGACGTCGCCGACGCCGCCCCGGTCGCCCTGCGCCGCCGCATCGGCTACGTGATGCAGCACTCCGGGCTGCTCCCGCACCGCCGGGTGATCGACAACATCGCCACTGTGCCGCGGCTCAACGGTGCCTCCCGCGCCGACGCCCGGGCCCGCGGCTACGAGCTGATGGAGATCGTCGGCCTCGACGCCTCCCTGGGCGTGCGCTACCCCGGTCAGCTCTCCGGTGGTCAGCAGCAGCGCGTGGGTGTGGCCCGCGGGCTGGCCGCGGACCCCAACATCCTGCTCATGGACGAGCCCTTCGGGGCGGTGGACCCGCTGGTGCGCGTGGAGCTGCAGCGCGAGCTCTCCCGGGTCCAGTCGGAGCTGAAGAAGACCATCATCTTCGTCACCCACGACATCGACGAGGCGCTGACCCTCGGGGACCAGATCGTGGTGCTCAAGGCCGGCGGCGAAGTGGCAGCCGCGGGAACCCCCGCAGAGCTGGTGGCGAACCAGCAGGATGAGTTCGTCTCTCGCTTCCTGGGACTGGACTCGGGCCGACGCTCGCTGAACGCGGCCACCGCCGAGGACGGCGGCTGGCTGATCTCCGACGCCCAGGGCCGGCCGCTGGGCGTGGTGGACCCCCAGCCGGTGCAACGCCCATGA
- a CDS encoding ABC transporter permease, with product MTWILDNLPRIGELTLAHLALSLPAVIIAFVLSIPLAWGANRVRVLREPVLTGTGLLYAIPSLPLFILLPALIGTSVRDPLNVVIALSIFGLALMVRSAAEALDAVTGDIRTSATAIGFSGIGRFFTVELPLAGPALLAGVRVVCVSSISLVSVSAVLGVSSLGSLFTDGFARNIVGSILAGILMTVVLALICDLLLVLAGRLLMPWQQGRRRRPLLARAREVSA from the coding sequence ATGACCTGGATCTTGGACAACCTCCCGCGGATCGGGGAACTCACCCTGGCGCACCTGGCGCTGAGCCTTCCGGCGGTGATCATCGCCTTCGTGCTCTCCATCCCGCTGGCCTGGGGTGCCAACCGGGTCCGGGTGCTGCGCGAACCGGTGCTCACCGGCACCGGGCTGCTCTACGCCATTCCCTCGCTTCCGCTGTTCATCCTGCTTCCCGCGCTGATCGGCACCTCGGTGCGGGACCCGCTGAACGTGGTGATCGCGCTCTCGATCTTCGGGCTGGCGCTGATGGTGCGCTCCGCTGCTGAGGCGCTGGACGCGGTCACCGGTGACATCCGCACCTCGGCCACCGCGATCGGCTTCTCCGGAATCGGACGGTTCTTCACCGTGGAGCTGCCGCTCGCCGGACCCGCCCTGCTCGCCGGTGTGCGGGTGGTCTGCGTGAGCTCGATCAGCCTGGTCTCGGTCAGCGCCGTGCTCGGGGTCAGCTCGCTGGGCTCGCTGTTCACCGACGGGTTCGCGCGCAACATCGTGGGCTCGATCCTGGCCGGGATCCTGATGACCGTGGTGCTGGCGCTGATCTGCGACCTGCTGCTGGTCCTCGCCGGGAGGCTGCTCATGCCCTGGCAGCAGGGCCGCCGCCGTCGTCCGCTGCTGGCACGGGCGCGGGAGGTCTCCGCATGA